A single window of Agromyces aureus DNA harbors:
- a CDS encoding pentapeptide repeat-containing protein, whose amino-acid sequence MAKPARTIAPRLDRILLPDLDEADAAVLVPGADLEGVRVAGGDLSERDLTGIRLREVEIVGVSAHDVHLRGADIAETVFDRWDAPVLRAPRATLRDFVVSNSRIGSVEFYENTWQAVHFVGCNLGFVNLRGATLRDVRFTDCTVDELDLGGARVERLAFTDSDVRTLDVTGARLADADLRGLDLDVTGVEGLRGATMDELQVALIATRLAEHLGIRIVG is encoded by the coding sequence ATGGCCAAGCCGGCTCGCACGATCGCCCCGCGCCTCGACCGCATCCTGCTGCCCGACCTCGACGAGGCGGATGCCGCGGTGCTGGTGCCAGGCGCAGACCTCGAGGGCGTCAGGGTCGCCGGTGGCGACCTCTCCGAGCGCGACCTCACCGGCATCCGCCTGCGGGAGGTCGAGATCGTGGGCGTCTCGGCTCACGACGTGCACCTGCGCGGCGCCGACATCGCCGAGACGGTGTTCGACCGGTGGGATGCGCCCGTGCTGCGAGCTCCGCGCGCGACCCTGCGCGATTTCGTCGTCTCGAACTCGCGCATCGGGTCGGTCGAGTTCTACGAGAACACCTGGCAGGCGGTGCACTTCGTCGGCTGCAATCTCGGGTTCGTGAACCTCCGCGGCGCGACCCTGCGCGACGTGCGGTTCACCGACTGCACGGTCGACGAGCTCGACCTCGGCGGGGCGCGGGTCGAGCGGCTGGCCTTCACCGACTCCGATGTGCGCACGCTCGACGTCACGGGCGCCAGGCTCGCCGACGCCGACCTTCGGGGGCTCGATCTCGACGTGACCGGGGTCGAGGGCCTGCGCGGCGCGACCATGGACGAACTGCAGGTCGCCCTCATCGCGACCAGGCTGGCCGAGCACCTCGGCATCCGCATCGTCGGCTGA
- the prpB gene encoding methylisocitrate lyase translates to MLYSQTPAAEKRRLFRERLATGELLRFPGAFNPLSARLIERKGFEGVYISGAVLAADLGLPDIGLTTLTEVAGRGQQIARMTELPAIIDADTGFGEPMNVARTIQTLEDAGIAGAHIEDQINPKRCGHLDGKQVVDANTAIKRIRAAADARRDPNFLIMARTDIRAVDGLEAAVDRAKSLVDAGADAIFPEAMRDLSEFEAIRNAVDVPILANMTEFGKSDLFSVDQLRDVGVNIVIWPVSLLRLAMGAAGRGLDTIIDEGHLTSKLGEMQHRADLYELLDYEAYNHFDQDVFNFEITR, encoded by the coding sequence ATGCTGTATTCCCAGACCCCTGCCGCCGAGAAGCGCCGCCTGTTCCGCGAACGGCTCGCCACGGGTGAGCTGCTGCGGTTCCCCGGCGCGTTCAACCCGCTGTCGGCACGGCTCATCGAGCGCAAGGGGTTCGAGGGCGTCTACATCTCGGGTGCGGTGCTCGCCGCCGACCTCGGCCTGCCCGACATCGGCCTGACGACCCTCACCGAGGTCGCCGGCCGCGGCCAGCAGATCGCGCGCATGACCGAGCTGCCGGCCATCATCGACGCCGACACCGGGTTCGGCGAGCCGATGAACGTGGCGCGCACGATCCAGACCCTCGAAGACGCCGGCATCGCGGGCGCCCACATCGAAGACCAGATCAACCCGAAGCGGTGCGGACACCTCGACGGCAAGCAGGTCGTCGACGCGAACACCGCAATCAAGCGCATCCGGGCTGCGGCCGACGCCCGTCGCGACCCGAACTTCCTCATCATGGCGCGCACCGACATCCGTGCCGTCGACGGGCTGGAGGCCGCGGTCGACCGGGCGAAGTCGCTCGTCGACGCCGGCGCCGACGCGATCTTCCCCGAGGCGATGCGCGATCTCAGCGAGTTCGAGGCGATCCGCAACGCCGTCGACGTGCCGATCCTCGCCAACATGACCGAGTTCGGCAAGAGCGACCTGTTCTCGGTCGACCAGCTGCGCGACGTCGGCGTGAACATCGTGATCTGGCCGGTCTCGCTGCTCCGCCTCGCCATGGGCGCCGCCGGCCGCGGACTCGACACGATCATCGACGAGGGCCACCTCACGTCGAAGCTCGGCGAGATGCAGCACCGCGCCGACCTCTACGAGCTGCTCGACTACGAGGCCTACAACCACTTCGACCAGGACGTGTTCAACTTCGAGATCACGCGCTGA
- a CDS encoding GAP family protein, with product MLAAIGHLLPIAIAMALSTVPIMATIVLLLSANRSRTALPFLIGWVAGLLIVVTACTIFAQLIPTPGLGLRPNTAIGAWEVVIGLALIVVAIVSWVRSRHTDRTDLPAWLRGLDRLGRWSAVGFALLLNVRPKALLLAIAAGLAIRAENLDVADSAIAIGVYAVISASTVAVPIILTLAAPHRMEPRLVAAQEWLARNNGIVGSAILLMIGVVVLGSGLSRF from the coding sequence ATGCTCGCCGCCATCGGCCACCTGCTCCCGATCGCGATCGCGATGGCGCTCAGCACCGTGCCGATCATGGCCACCATCGTGCTGCTGCTGTCGGCGAACCGGTCGCGCACGGCGCTGCCATTCCTCATCGGCTGGGTCGCCGGACTGCTGATCGTGGTGACCGCCTGCACGATCTTCGCCCAGTTGATCCCGACACCGGGCCTCGGCCTGCGCCCGAACACCGCGATCGGCGCATGGGAGGTCGTCATCGGCCTCGCCCTGATCGTCGTCGCCATCGTGTCGTGGGTGCGATCCCGGCACACCGACCGCACCGACCTGCCGGCCTGGCTCCGCGGGCTCGATCGCCTGGGGCGCTGGTCGGCCGTCGGCTTCGCACTCCTGCTCAACGTGCGGCCGAAGGCCCTGCTGCTCGCGATCGCGGCCGGCCTCGCCATCCGAGCCGAGAACCTCGACGTCGCCGACTCGGCGATCGCGATCGGCGTCTACGCGGTGATCTCGGCGTCGACGGTCGCCGTGCCGATCATCCTCACGCTCGCGGCTCCCCATCGCATGGAGCCCAGGCTGGTCGCCGCGCAGGAGTGGTTGGCACGCAACAACGGCATCGTCGGCTCGGCGATCCTGCTGATGATCGGCGTCGTGGTGCTCGGCAGCGGCCTCAGCCGGTTCTGA